CAACGAGATGGACGGGCCGTGGCAGATCGGGCACAAGACCGCCGACGAGTACGGCCGCCTCGCGCAGGAGGCGGGCAAGGCCATGCGGCTCGTGGACCCGTCCATCGAGCTGGTCGCGTGCGGCAGCTCCAACTCGGGCATGCCGACGTTCGGGCAGTGGGAGCAGACCGTGCTCGGCCACACCTACGACGTCGTCGACTACGTCTCGCTGCACGCCTACTACCAGGAGCACGAGGGCGACGTGCGGAGCTTCCTCGCGAGCGCGGTCGACATGGACTTCTTCATCGAGTCGGTGGTCGCGACCGCGGACGCGACCGGCGCGCGGCTCAAGAACCGCAAGAGGATCGACCTCTCGTTCGACGAGTGGAACGTCTGGTACCAGCGCGGGCTCGACGGCGAGGACCAGCCGCATCGCATCGAGGAGTCCGGCTGGCGCGAGCACCCGCGGGTCATCGAGGACGAGTACAGCGTGACCGACGCGGTCGTCGTCGGCACGCTGCTCAACTCGCTGCTGCGGCACGGCGACCGGGTGAAGATCGCGAACCAGGCGCAGCTCGTGAACGTGATCGCGCCGATCCGCAGCGAGGAGGGCGGGCCCGCCTGGCGGCAGTCGATCTTCTGGCCGTTCGCCCGCATGGCGCAGCTCGCCACGGGCCGGATCCTCCAGGTGGAGGTCGACAGCGACCGCTACGACAACGACCGGTTCGGCACCGCCGACGTGGTCGACGTGAGCGCCACCTGGGATGACGAGGCCGGCACCGTCTCGCTCTTCCTCGCCAACCGCGGCCTCGAGGAGGACGCGTCCACCGAGGTCGCGCTGCGCGGGCTCGACGCCGGCCGGATCCTCCGCGCCGAGGTCCTGCGCGTCCCCGAGGGCGGCGACCGGTACTCGAGCAACACGCTCGAGTCCGGCGAGCAGGTCGGACTCGTGCCGCTCGAGGGCGTGCACGCCGAGGGCGGGCGCCTCGCGCTCACCCTCCCGGCGCTGTCGTGGGCGGTCGTGGTGCTGGACGTGACCCGCAGCTGACGCGCGCACGACGACGACGGCCCGCCCTGCGCGATGCAGGGCGGGCCGTCGTCGTGGGGGAGCCGATCAGCTCACGGGGCCCTCGGTGAGGGTCACGGTGCCGGTCTTCGCGGCGCCGGCCGCGGTGGTCCAGCCGAGCTCCACGGACTCGCCCGGCTTGTGCGCGGAGATCGCGGCGCTGAGCTCGGAGGCCGAGGCGACGGCCTTCCCGTTGACCGAGGTGACGACGTCGCCCTGCGCGAGGCCGGCCTTCGCGGCGCCGGATCCGTCGACGACGCCCTGCACGGGCGCGCCCGCCACGGTGCCCGCGCCGTTCGCGAGCAGCACGCCCAGGAACGCCGGGTAGCCGATCTTCACGGTGCCGGACTCGACGCCGCTCTCGATCTGCTTCGCGATGGACATGGCCTTCTCGATCGGGATCGCGAAGCCCGCGATCTGCGCGGATCCGGAGGACGCGGCCGTGTCGATGCCGACCACCTCGTTCTCCGCGTCCACCAGCGGCCCGCCGGAGTCGCCGGAGACGATGGGCGCGTCCGTCTGGATGAGGTCGGTGAGCGTCTCGCCCGCCGCCGTGCCCTCGGACTGCGTGGTGATGGTCTGGCCGAGCGCCGTGACCTGGCCGCTCGCCGC
The genomic region above belongs to Clavibacter phaseoli and contains:
- a CDS encoding alpha-N-arabinofuranosidase codes for the protein MTRARITIDRDFTIGDVPRRLFGSFVEHMGRCVYSGIYEPGHPTATPEGYRQDVLDLTKELGATVVRYPGGNFVSGYDWEDGVGPVADRPRRLDGAWHTVETNAFGLHEFVGWSKAAGVEVMEAVNLGTRGVDAARSLVEYANHPGGSKHSDMRRRNGAEEPFDIKLWCLGNEMDGPWQIGHKTADEYGRLAQEAGKAMRLVDPSIELVACGSSNSGMPTFGQWEQTVLGHTYDVVDYVSLHAYYQEHEGDVRSFLASAVDMDFFIESVVATADATGARLKNRKRIDLSFDEWNVWYQRGLDGEDQPHRIEESGWREHPRVIEDEYSVTDAVVVGTLLNSLLRHGDRVKIANQAQLVNVIAPIRSEEGGPAWRQSIFWPFARMAQLATGRILQVEVDSDRYDNDRFGTADVVDVSATWDDEAGTVSLFLANRGLEEDASTEVALRGLDAGRILRAEVLRVPEGGDRYSSNTLESGEQVGLVPLEGVHAEGGRLALTLPALSWAVVVLDVTRS